One Acidobacteriota bacterium genomic window carries:
- a CDS encoding PIN domain-containing protein — MSVDCFLDTNVFVYQLEGRDTRKAAIAHDLIRQGIESGNACISFQVVQECLNTALRKALVPLGSDDMRRYVDSVLAPLLRVQPSLRLYHASLDIHSRYGFAYYDALIVAAALDAGCSVLYSEDLQDRQRIDGLTVVDPFGSSVAP; from the coding sequence ATGAGCGTTGACTGCTTCCTGGACACCAACGTGTTCGTGTACCAGCTTGAAGGGCGCGATACTCGGAAGGCCGCGATCGCTCACGACCTAATCCGCCAGGGAATAGAGAGCGGGAACGCCTGCATCAGCTTTCAGGTTGTTCAGGAATGCCTCAACACGGCCCTCCGCAAGGCGCTTGTTCCGCTCGGCAGCGATGACATGCGACGGTACGTGGACTCGGTGCTTGCTCCGCTGCTCCGCGTGCAGCCGAGTCTGCGGCTCTATCACGCATCCCTGGACATACACTCGCGCTATGGATTCGCCTACTATGACGCGCTTATCGTCGCCGCTGCGCTTGACGCCGGATGCAGCGTCCTCTACAGCGAGGACCTACAGGATCGACAGCGGATTGATGGCTTGACGGTCGTGGATCCATTCGGATCTAGCGTCGCCCCGTAG
- the purH gene encoding bifunctional phosphoribosylaminoimidazolecarboxamide formyltransferase/IMP cyclohydrolase codes for MRALLSVSDKTGLIDFARGLIDRGVQLVSTGGTARALADAGLAVTSVSDVTGFPEMMDGRVKTLHPAVHGGILARRGRPDDLAAIAGQGITPIDLVVVNLYPFAQTASSDAPVDELIEQIDIGGPSMVRAAAKNFEDVLIVVDPGDYRRVLELLDRNAGGNASRNAGLEAGEPAGAPAGEPSGEPAGEPSGARGSEAAARRFRFELARKAFAHTAEYDATIAAALDAVETDGASFERSALTLDGVAPDLLHVRAAKLRDLRYGENPHQAAALYADRDWGFGSAQVLQGKALSFTNLLDLDAAARLALEFDEPAAAVIKHTNPCGVATAGSLRDAYVTAREVDPLSAFGGIVGLNRPLDGATAAAIAETFIECVIAPAVDDEARGVLSKKKNLRLVVADFNGGGDAGQRDVRSIMGAWLVQKRDGVVECAEPWADGVEVVPGEPIRVVTKRAPTADEWEALRFAWRVCAHVKSNTVIFARAGRAVAVGAGQMSRVDAVNVATMKAAAQASADLRGTVAASDAFFPFRDGLDAIAQAGATAIAQPGGSKRDADVIAAADEQNLAMVLTGRRHFRH; via the coding sequence ATGCGTGCGCTGCTGAGTGTTTCGGACAAGACGGGCCTGATCGACTTCGCCCGCGGCCTGATCGATCGGGGCGTGCAACTGGTTTCCACCGGCGGGACGGCGCGCGCGCTCGCGGACGCCGGTCTCGCGGTCACGAGCGTCTCGGACGTGACCGGCTTCCCGGAGATGATGGACGGCCGGGTGAAGACGCTGCACCCGGCCGTGCACGGCGGCATCCTGGCCCGCCGCGGCCGGCCGGACGATCTGGCGGCCATCGCCGGGCAGGGGATCACGCCGATCGACCTGGTCGTCGTGAACCTGTATCCGTTTGCGCAGACGGCGTCGTCGGATGCGCCGGTCGACGAGCTGATCGAGCAGATCGACATCGGGGGCCCCAGCATGGTGCGCGCGGCCGCCAAGAACTTCGAGGATGTGCTGATCGTCGTCGACCCAGGCGATTACAGGCGAGTGCTCGAGTTGCTTGATCGGAATGCCGGAGGGAATGCCAGCCGGAATGCCGGCCTGGAGGCCGGCGAACCGGCCGGCGCACCGGCCGGCGAACCGAGCGGCGAACCGGCCGGCGAACCGAGCGGCGCACGGGGCAGCGAGGCCGCCGCGCGGCGTTTCCGCTTCGAGCTGGCGCGCAAGGCGTTCGCACACACCGCCGAGTACGACGCCACGATCGCCGCCGCGCTCGACGCGGTGGAGACGGATGGCGCGTCGTTCGAGCGGTCGGCGTTGACCCTGGACGGTGTGGCCCCGGACCTCCTGCACGTCCGCGCGGCCAAGCTGCGCGACCTCCGCTACGGCGAGAACCCGCACCAGGCGGCGGCGCTCTACGCCGACCGGGACTGGGGTTTCGGCAGCGCGCAGGTCCTGCAGGGGAAGGCGCTGTCGTTCACGAACCTGCTTGACCTCGACGCCGCGGCGCGCCTCGCGCTGGAGTTCGACGAGCCCGCCGCCGCGGTCATCAAGCACACCAACCCGTGCGGCGTGGCGACGGCCGGCAGCTTGCGCGACGCGTACGTCACGGCGCGCGAGGTGGACCCGCTGTCGGCCTTCGGCGGCATCGTCGGTCTGAACCGGCCGCTCGACGGCGCGACGGCGGCGGCCATCGCCGAGACGTTCATCGAATGCGTCATTGCCCCGGCCGTCGACGACGAGGCGCGCGGCGTGCTGTCGAAAAAGAAGAACCTTCGCCTCGTGGTGGCCGACTTCAATGGCGGCGGCGATGCGGGGCAGCGCGACGTCCGCTCCATCATGGGGGCGTGGCTGGTCCAGAAGCGGGACGGCGTCGTCGAGTGCGCCGAGCCTTGGGCCGATGGTGTCGAGGTGGTGCCGGGCGAGCCGATCCGCGTCGTCACCAAGCGCGCGCCTACCGCTGACGAGTGGGAGGCGCTTCGCTTCGCCTGGCGGGTCTGCGCGCACGTGAAGTCAAACACCGTCATCTTCGCACGCGCGGGCCGGGCTGTGGCAGTGGGGGCAGGGCAGATGAGCCGCGTCGACGCGGTGAACGTCGCCACGATGAAGGCGGCCGCCCAGGCCAGCGCCGACCTGCGGGGGACCGTTGCCGCGTCGGATGCGTTCTTCCCGTTCCGGGACGGGCTCGACGCAATCGCTCAGGCCGGCGCGACCGCCATCGCGCAGCCCGGCGGCTCGAAGCGCGACGCCGACGTGATTGCCGCGGCGGACGAACAGAACCTCGCCATGGTCCTCACCGGGCGGCGGCACTTCCGCCACTGA
- a CDS encoding L-seryl-tRNA(Sec) selenium transferase: protein MTRWDAGWAVRPAVGACRESGYRSSRGPGSYHTPRTRLTDMPSHARVIPSIELLRQREEVRDLEARYGREATLAALREESSALRERLLAGPVDGQPGAGPADPEAAATAILAGLEPRLRAALAPSLQPVINATGVIVHTNLGRAPLARPAMDRIAEVASGYANLEYDLAAGTRGSRTVHAATLLAQLTGAEAAVVVNNNAAAVLLVLAALAEGREAIISRGELVEIGGGFRIPDVMRQSGAILREVGTTNRTRAADYAAAISERTALILRVHPSNFRIEGFTERPALAELAQLGARFDVPLVEDLGSGLLASEVTAGAVGDEPTVGASIDAGVSVCTFSGDKLLGGPQAGIIIGQRTLLDRIRRHPLMRALRVDKLTLAALEATLIEHAVARASRTVPVTRIIATPVEELASRANALRARLSGAAALRVSVEASDAAIGGGSTPGITVESRALVVAVSDRSARNLAAALRAHQPPVIGRVADDTLWLDLRTVLPEQDDALAAALVRSAGL, encoded by the coding sequence ATGACTCGCTGGGACGCTGGGTGGGCCGTTCGTCCAGCGGTGGGCGCTTGTCGGGAATCCGGCTATCGCTCATCGCGGGGTCCGGGATCGTACCATACCCCTCGGACCCGACTTACCGACATGCCCTCTCACGCACGCGTCATTCCGTCGATCGAACTGCTCCGGCAGCGGGAGGAAGTTCGGGACCTCGAGGCGCGCTACGGACGCGAAGCGACACTCGCGGCGCTCCGTGAGGAAAGCTCCGCGCTGCGCGAACGGCTGCTCGCCGGTCCAGTGGATGGCCAGCCCGGCGCGGGACCGGCCGACCCCGAGGCCGCCGCCACCGCCATTCTGGCCGGTCTCGAACCACGCCTGCGGGCCGCCCTCGCGCCATCGCTGCAACCCGTCATCAACGCCACCGGCGTCATCGTCCATACGAACCTGGGGCGCGCACCGCTCGCCCGGCCGGCGATGGACCGCATCGCCGAGGTGGCCTCGGGTTACGCCAACCTGGAATATGACCTCGCGGCGGGGACGCGCGGGTCCCGCACGGTGCATGCGGCGACGCTGCTGGCGCAACTGACCGGGGCGGAGGCGGCGGTCGTCGTGAACAACAACGCCGCCGCCGTGCTGCTGGTGCTGGCTGCGCTCGCGGAAGGCCGCGAAGCGATCATCTCGCGCGGCGAGTTGGTGGAAATCGGAGGGGGCTTCCGGATCCCCGACGTGATGCGGCAGTCCGGCGCGATCCTGCGCGAGGTGGGCACCACCAACCGGACACGCGCGGCGGACTATGCGGCGGCCATCAGCGAACGGACGGCGCTGATCCTTCGGGTCCACCCCTCCAACTTCCGTATCGAAGGCTTCACCGAGCGACCGGCGCTCGCGGAGTTGGCGCAACTGGGTGCGCGGTTCGACGTCCCCCTGGTGGAGGATCTCGGCAGCGGGCTCCTGGCCAGCGAGGTGACCGCGGGAGCAGTCGGCGATGAGCCAACCGTGGGCGCCAGCATCGACGCGGGGGTCAGCGTCTGCACGTTCAGCGGCGACAAGCTGCTCGGCGGACCCCAGGCGGGAATCATCATCGGGCAGCGGACGCTCCTCGACCGAATCCGGCGCCACCCACTGATGCGTGCGCTGCGCGTCGACAAGCTGACCCTTGCCGCACTGGAAGCCACCCTCATCGAACATGCCGTAGCGCGGGCCAGTCGCACCGTGCCGGTGACCCGGATCATCGCCACGCCGGTCGAGGAACTTGCTTCCCGGGCCAACGCCTTGCGCGCGCGCCTCAGCGGCGCAGCCGCCCTGCGCGTCTCCGTAGAAGCGAGCGACGCGGCCATCGGCGGCGGCAGCACGCCGGGGATAACCGTGGAGAGCCGCGCCCTCGTCGTCGCGGTGTCCGACCGGTCGGCCCGCAACCTCGCCGCCGCGCTGCGGGCCCACCAGCCACCGGTCATCGGCCGGGTCGCCGACGACACGCTCTGGCTGGACCTCCGGACCGTGCTACCAGAGCAGGACGACGCCCTTGCGGCGGCACTGGTCAGGTCCGCCGGCCTCTAG
- a CDS encoding FAD:protein FMN transferase → MMAAIAATVSRNRPTSPILHPSSCDHRCASRFAGLQAGIRQPRPALPIIYNPRRAMTRLLSAALLFFLAACTTNDLHVLVQGGTHRYRGDTMGTTYEVTVVADPQYNVRFPFLHAAIAMTLERIEAAMSTWRPESELSRFNLADTTDPFSVSPDTATVFQHALTVGALTGGAFDITVGPLVDAWGFGPPGHPPAAPSAADLTRLREQVGWERLAVDAEASTIRKLTPGASVDLSALAKGYAVDQVAELLDAEGFTNYLVEVGGEVRAAGRNARGEPWRVGIERPSAGPPTVYRTVELSGQALATSGDYRNTYVLDGQRVSHTIDPRTGQPVTHALASVSVIDPLCVRADALATGLMVLGPDDGFALATEQGWPALFLVRRPDGTLEELTTPTWAQFSAQ, encoded by the coding sequence ATGATGGCTGCGATTGCCGCGACGGTCAGCAGGAACAGACCCACTTCTCCAATCCTACACCCGTCATCATGCGACCACCGGTGCGCCAGCCGGTTCGCCGGCCTCCAGGCCGGCATTCGCCAACCCAGGCCGGCACTCCCCATCATCTACAATCCGAGACGGGCCATGACCCGACTCCTCTCCGCGGCCCTCCTCTTCTTCCTCGCCGCCTGCACCACCAACGACCTCCATGTGTTGGTACAGGGCGGGACGCACAGGTACCGCGGCGACACCATGGGCACCACCTACGAGGTGACGGTCGTCGCGGACCCGCAATACAACGTCCGCTTCCCCTTCCTCCACGCCGCCATCGCGATGACCCTCGAGCGCATAGAAGCCGCCATGTCCACGTGGCGACCGGAGTCCGAGTTGAGCCGCTTCAACCTCGCCGACACGACCGATCCGTTCTCCGTCTCGCCGGACACGGCGACCGTCTTCCAGCACGCCCTGACCGTAGGCGCGCTGACGGGTGGCGCGTTCGACATCACGGTCGGCCCGCTGGTCGATGCCTGGGGATTCGGCCCGCCGGGACATCCTCCCGCCGCCCCGTCTGCGGCGGATCTCACGCGCCTCCGCGAGCAAGTTGGTTGGGAGCGACTCGCGGTGGACGCCGAAGCGTCGACCATCCGTAAACTAACGCCCGGCGCCTCGGTGGACCTCTCGGCGCTAGCAAAGGGCTACGCGGTGGACCAGGTGGCCGAACTGCTGGACGCCGAGGGCTTCACCAACTACCTCGTCGAAGTGGGCGGCGAAGTGCGCGCCGCCGGCCGCAACGCCCGCGGCGAACCTTGGCGGGTCGGGATTGAACGCCCGTCCGCCGGACCGCCCACCGTTTACCGAACCGTGGAGCTCAGCGGGCAGGCCCTCGCCACTTCTGGCGATTACCGCAACACCTACGTTCTCGACGGACAGCGCGTCTCGCACACCATCGATCCCCGCACCGGCCAGCCCGTGACGCACGCGCTCGCCTCGGTCAGCGTCATCGATCCGCTGTGCGTCCGGGCTGACGCCCTCGCGACCGGACTGATGGTCCTCGGCCCGGACGACGGCTTCGCCCTGGCCACAGAACAGGGCTGGCCGGCGCTGTTCCTGGTTCGCCGCCCCGACGGCACGCTGGAAGAACTCACCACACCAACCTGGGCTCAGTTCAGCGCGCAATAG